One window of Equus quagga isolate Etosha38 chromosome 4, UCLA_HA_Equagga_1.0, whole genome shotgun sequence genomic DNA carries:
- the LOC124238744 gene encoding tetratricopeptide repeat protein 30B-like, whose translation MAGLASAQISDGEFTAVVYRLIRDSRYAEAVQLLGGELQRSPRSRAGLSLLGYCYYRLQEFALAAECYEQLGQLHPELEQYRLYQAQALYKACLYPEATRVAFLLLDNPAYHSRVLRLQAAIKYSEGDLPGARSLVEQLLSGEGEDSGGENEPDGQVNLGCLLYKEGQYEAACSKFSTALQASGYRPDLSYNLALAYYSSRHYAPALKHIADIIERGIRQHPELGVGMATEGIDVRSVGNTLVLHQTALVEAFNLKAAIEYQLRNYEAAQEALTDMPPRAEEELDPVTLHNQALMNMDSRPTEGFEKLQFLLQQNPFPPETFANLLLLYCKYEYFDLAADVLAENAHLTYKFLTPYLYDFLDAMITCQTAPEEAFIKLDGLAGLLTEQLRKLTIQVQEARHSRDDEAVKKAVNEYDDTLEKYIPVLMAQAKIYWNLENYPMVEKIFRKSVEFCNDHDVWKLNVAHVLFMQENKYKEAIGFYEPIVKKHYDNILNVSAIVLANLCVSYIMTSQNEEAEELMRKIEKEEEQLSYDDPDKKLYHLCIVNLVIGTLYCAKGNYDFGISRVIKSLEPYNKKLGTDTWYYAKRCFLSLLENMSKHMIVLRDSVIQECVQFLEHCELFGRNIPAVIEQPLEEERMHIGKNTVTYESRQLKALIYEIIGWNM comes from the coding sequence ATGGCGGGGCTGGCCAGTGCGCAGATCTCCGATGGCGAGTTCACCGCCGTCGTGTACCGGCTCATCCGGGATTCCCGCTACGCCGAGGCGGTGCAGCTGCTGGGCGGGGAGCTCCAGCGGAGCCCGAGGAGCCGCGCCGGCCTGTCGCTGCTCGGCTACTGCTACTACCGCCTGCAGGAGTTCGCGCTGGCGGCCGAGTGCTATGAGCAGCTGGGCCAGCTGCACCCGGAGCTGGAGCAGTACCGCCTGTACCAGGCCCAGGCCCTGTACAAGGCCTGCCTCTATCCAGAGGCCACCCGGGTCGCCTTCCTCCTGCTGGACAACCCCGCCTACCACAGCCGGGTCCTCCGTCTACAAGCCGCCATCAAGTACAGCGAGGGCGACCTGCCCGGGGCCAGGAGCCTGGTGGAGCAGCTCCTGAGCGGGGAGGGCGAGGACAGTGGGGGCGAGAACGAGCCCGATGGCCAGGTCAACCTGGGTTGTTTGCTctacaaagagggacagtatgaAGCCGCGTGTTCCAAGTTCTCCACGGCCCTGCAGGCTTCGGGCTACCGGCCTGACCTTTCCTACAACCTGGCTTTGGCCTATTACAGCAGCCGGCACTATGCCCCAGCGCTGAAGCATATCGCAGACATTATTGAGCGCGGCATCCGCCAGCACCCAGAGCTAGGGGTGGGCATGGCCACTGAGGGCATTGATGTTCGCAGTGTTGGCAACACCTTAGTCCTTCACCAGACAGCTCTGGTGGAAGCCTTCAACCTCAAGGCAGCCATAGAATACCAACTGAGAAACTATGAGGCGGCCCAGGAAGCCCTCACTGACATGCCGCCTAGGGCAGAGGAAGAGTTAGACCCTGTGACCCTGCACAACCAGGCGCTAATGAACATGGACTCCAGACCTACAGAAGGGTTTGAAAAGCTACAGTTTTTGCTCCAACAGAACCCCTTCCCCCCAGAGACCTTTGCCAACCTGTTGCTGCTCTACTGTAAGTATGAATATTTTGACCTGGCGGCAGATGTCCTGGCAGAGAATGCCCATTTGACTTACAAGTTCCTCACACCCTATCTCTACGACTTCTTGGATGCCATGATCACTTGCCAGACGGCTCCTGAAGAGGCTTTCATTAAGCTGGATGGGCTAGCAGGGTTGCTGACTGAGCAGCTCCGGAAACTCACCATACAAGTACAGGAAGCAAGACACAGTAGAGATGATGAAGCTGTCAAAAAGGCAGTGAATGAGTATGATGACACCCTTGAGAAGTATATTCCCGTGTTGATGGCCCAGGCAAAAATCTACTGGAACCTTGAAAACTATCCCATGGTAGAAAAGATCTTCCGAAAATCTGTGGAATTCTGTAATGACCATGATGTGTGGAAGCTGAATGTGGCTCATGTTCTGTTCATGcaggaaaacaaatacaaagaagcCATAGGTTTCTATGAGCCCATAGTCAAGAAGCATTATGACAACATCCTGAACGTCAGTGCCATCGTATTGGCTAACCTCTGTGTTTCCTATATTATGACAAGTCAGAATGAAGAAGCCGAGGAGctgatgaggaagattgaaaaggaggaagagcagcTCTCCTATGACGACCCAGATAAGAAACTCTACCATCTGTGCATTGTGAATTTGGTGATTGGGACACTTTATTGTGCCAAAGGAAATTATGACTTTGGTATTTCTCGGGTTATCAAAAGCTTAGAACCTTATAATAAAAAGCTGGGAACTGATACCTGGTATTATGCCAAAAGGTGCTTCCTGTCCTTATTAGAAAACATGTCAAAACATATGATTGTGCTTCGTGACAGTGTTATTCAAGAATGTGTCCAGTTTCTAGAACACTGTGAACTTTTTGGCAGGAACATACCCGCAGTTATTGAACAACCcctagaagaagaaagaatgcatATTGGAAAGAATACAGTCACGTATGAATCCAGACAGTTGAAAGCTTTGATTTACGAGATTATAGGATGGAATATGTAG